The Nitrospira tepida genome includes a window with the following:
- a CDS encoding SGNH/GDSL hydrolase family protein translates to MRRLITTSLLTCLLLFASLEGMSYLALYVLSTFGISYAPLSASLSDEQRTRLRLRLDEYRTAGTFGSHHPTLGWTVPKANTTQDFTSNSQGIRGKREYTLEPAPDILRISAFGDSFTFGSEVLDRDTWEEQLGRSDPRLEVLNFAVPAYGLDQAYLRYHTEGARFGSDIVVIGFMSENIRRNVNVFRPFYHRLYWSHLFTKPRFVVREAELVLLPNPLSTVSSYERLLTHDREVLAEIGHDDYFYRTHYHPSPFDWLRSVRLARMAWHAASTRWDGIFRADGMYNVHSEAFALTVKIFDAFYREALTHQSLPVILIYPDLGDLDRYHRQAPRRYEPLLDVFKAKGYRHIDVLDAFIQYDRRVKTEDLTVGTWGHLSPLGNKIVADALLKSLQEERRFTRPQIREQARRELTRIQQVMQARS, encoded by the coding sequence ATGCGAAGGCTAATCACCACCTCACTCCTGACCTGCCTGCTGCTTTTTGCTTCGCTTGAGGGCATGTCGTACCTCGCGCTTTATGTGCTCTCGACCTTTGGTATCTCCTATGCTCCCCTGAGCGCCTCATTGTCCGACGAACAGCGGACACGCCTTCGCCTCCGCCTCGACGAATACCGAACGGCCGGTACGTTCGGCAGTCATCATCCAACCTTGGGATGGACTGTGCCAAAGGCCAACACAACGCAGGACTTTACGAGCAACAGTCAGGGAATCCGGGGCAAGAGGGAATACACTCTAGAGCCGGCGCCCGATATCCTTCGGATCTCCGCCTTCGGGGACTCGTTTACGTTCGGCAGCGAGGTCCTCGATCGCGATACCTGGGAGGAGCAGCTCGGCCGCAGTGATCCTCGACTGGAGGTGTTGAACTTCGCGGTTCCCGCCTATGGCCTCGATCAAGCCTACCTGCGCTATCACACCGAGGGAGCCCGCTTCGGCTCCGACATCGTGGTCATCGGGTTCATGTCGGAGAATATCCGCCGGAATGTGAACGTCTTCCGCCCGTTCTATCATCGCTTATATTGGTCCCACCTCTTCACGAAGCCGCGGTTTGTCGTGCGAGAGGCGGAACTGGTCCTGCTCCCGAACCCTCTTTCGACCGTGTCTTCATATGAGCGGCTACTGACTCATGATCGGGAGGTGCTTGCGGAGATCGGGCATGATGACTATTTCTACCGAACGCACTACCACCCCAGCCCTTTCGATTGGCTTCGCAGTGTGCGCCTGGCCCGCATGGCTTGGCATGCCGCAAGCACCCGATGGGATGGAATCTTCCGCGCCGACGGCATGTACAACGTCCATTCAGAGGCATTTGCGCTGACCGTGAAGATCTTCGACGCATTTTATCGTGAGGCCTTAACTCACCAATCGCTCCCGGTGATCCTGATTTATCCTGACCTTGGCGATCTCGATCGATACCATCGTCAAGCGCCGCGCCGCTATGAACCGCTCCTCGATGTCTTCAAGGCCAAGGGGTATCGCCACATCGACGTCCTCGATGCCTTTATTCAGTACGACCGACGGGTCAAGACGGAAGACCTGACGGTCGGCACCTGGGGCCATCTCTCCCCGCTCGGCAACAAGATCGTCGCGGACGCTCTCCTGAAATCCCTACAGGAAGAAAGGCGGTTTACTCGGCCGCAGATTCGAGAACAGGCTCGGCGGGAGCTGACGCGGATTCAACAAGTGATGCAGGCTCGCTCGTGA
- the tenA gene encoding thiaminase II — MSFSAHLRKLAEPIWKAQLRHPFVVALGNGTLPERKFRYYILQDARFLSDLARVFAAGAQRAPDSESALRFTKLSEETIVVERSLHESYGKQWKMTATQMTSVPMAPTNYAYTRHMLAVAAAGSACEIAVVALPCAWIYCVVGQHLLKQGPPKKSHPYRNWLMLYASPEFAEVQRWMRAKVDQWAKTAGREERRRMEEAFVISSRYEWMFWEMAWTEEEWPV, encoded by the coding sequence ATGTCGTTTTCAGCTCACTTGCGCAAACTGGCCGAGCCCATCTGGAAAGCGCAACTCCGCCATCCGTTCGTTGTCGCGTTGGGGAACGGCACGTTGCCCGAGCGGAAGTTCCGCTACTACATCCTGCAGGACGCTCGGTTTCTCAGCGACCTCGCCCGCGTCTTTGCGGCCGGCGCGCAACGGGCTCCCGATTCGGAATCAGCTCTGCGCTTCACCAAGCTGTCGGAAGAGACGATCGTCGTGGAACGGAGCCTTCATGAAAGTTACGGTAAACAGTGGAAGATGACGGCTACGCAAATGACCTCCGTGCCGATGGCACCGACCAATTACGCCTATACCCGCCACATGCTTGCGGTGGCGGCAGCCGGCTCCGCCTGCGAGATCGCGGTCGTCGCTCTCCCCTGCGCCTGGATCTATTGCGTGGTCGGCCAGCACCTGCTCAAACAGGGCCCGCCCAAGAAGAGCCATCCCTATCGCAACTGGCTGATGCTCTATGCCTCGCCCGAATTTGCGGAGGTGCAACGCTGGATGCGGGCCAAGGTGGACCAATGGGCCAAGACAGCCGGACGCGAAGAACGTCGCCGCATGGAGGAAGCTTTCGTGATCAGCTCGCGCTATGAGTGGATGTTTTGGGAGATGGCATGGACGGAGGAGGAATGGCCGGTCTGA
- the sthA gene encoding Si-specific NAD(P)(+) transhydrogenase codes for MAHYDMLVIGSGPAGQKAAIQAAKLGKKVGLIDRREVVGGVCLNTGTIPSKSLREAVLFLSGFHQRGLYGQSYRVKHDITMEDLTFRANYVIKREVEVIQNQMERNRVDMIFGTARFFDDHCLHIHQAGGPPGSPGPGDPLEHTADFIVIAVGTKPARPSHIPFDDQTVIDTDGLLTLKRLPKSLTIIGGGVIGTEYASILAAMGIHVVLIERRPRLLEFVDAEIIEALQYHMRSIGVWPRLNEEVVAIDKQDDEQVIVRLRSGKEIPASTVIYSVGRMGATDGLNLQSVGITPDDRGRIKVNKYFQTEVPHIYAVGDIIGFPALASTSMQQGRLASCHAFGLPSQVETTLLPYGIYSIPEISMVGRNEDELTQAGIPYAVGIARYREIARGQLIGDETGMLKLLFHPKTRDLLGVHAIGEGATELIHIGQAVMALKGTIEYFVDTVFNYPTLAECYRVAALDGMNRLPRPWAPRV; via the coding sequence ATGGCGCACTACGACATGCTGGTGATCGGCAGCGGGCCGGCCGGGCAAAAGGCCGCGATCCAAGCCGCCAAGCTCGGGAAAAAAGTCGGCCTTATCGACCGACGCGAGGTCGTGGGAGGGGTCTGCCTCAACACCGGCACGATTCCGAGCAAATCCCTTCGCGAAGCGGTGCTGTTCCTATCCGGCTTCCACCAGCGCGGGCTCTATGGGCAGAGTTATCGCGTCAAGCACGACATCACGATGGAGGACCTGACCTTCCGCGCCAACTACGTCATCAAGCGCGAGGTGGAGGTCATTCAGAATCAGATGGAGCGCAACCGCGTGGACATGATCTTCGGGACCGCGCGGTTCTTCGACGACCACTGCCTGCATATTCACCAGGCCGGCGGACCGCCGGGATCACCGGGTCCCGGCGATCCGCTCGAACACACAGCCGACTTCATCGTGATCGCGGTCGGAACCAAGCCGGCCCGACCGTCCCACATTCCCTTTGATGACCAGACCGTGATCGACACGGACGGCCTGCTGACGCTCAAGCGCCTCCCGAAATCGCTCACGATCATCGGCGGCGGCGTGATCGGCACCGAATACGCCTCGATCCTGGCGGCCATGGGCATTCACGTCGTGCTCATCGAGCGGCGGCCGCGGCTGCTGGAATTCGTGGACGCCGAGATTATCGAAGCCTTGCAGTACCACATGCGCAGCATCGGGGTCTGGCCGCGGCTGAACGAAGAAGTCGTGGCCATCGACAAACAAGACGACGAGCAAGTCATCGTGCGGCTCCGAAGCGGAAAGGAGATCCCGGCCTCCACCGTCATCTATTCCGTGGGCCGCATGGGGGCGACCGATGGACTGAATCTCCAGTCGGTGGGGATCACGCCGGACGACCGGGGCCGGATCAAGGTCAACAAGTACTTTCAAACCGAGGTGCCGCACATCTATGCGGTCGGCGACATCATCGGGTTCCCGGCGCTGGCCTCGACCTCCATGCAACAGGGACGGCTGGCCTCCTGCCATGCGTTCGGATTGCCGAGTCAGGTGGAAACCACGTTGCTGCCTTACGGCATCTATTCCATCCCGGAAATTTCCATGGTCGGGAGGAATGAAGATGAGCTCACCCAGGCGGGCATTCCCTACGCCGTGGGGATCGCCCGCTATCGCGAGATCGCGCGGGGCCAATTGATCGGGGATGAAACCGGCATGCTGAAACTGCTCTTTCACCCCAAGACCCGAGACCTGCTGGGGGTCCATGCGATCGGCGAAGGGGCCACGGAATTGATCCACATCGGCCAGGCGGTCATGGCGCTCAAGGGCACGATCGAGTACTTCGTCGATACGGTCTTCAACTATCCGACCCTGGCCGAATGTTACCGCGTGGCCGCGCTGGACGGCATGAACCGGCTTCCACGCCCCTGGGCGCCGCGAGTCTAA
- the tpx gene encoding thiol peroxidase yields the protein MRRIMIVPAYLRPVSLIAAGFLMAGTGCAGMGKSADSGFMYKNLPVSQASAMAGDGHSVTLFGKAMPLSGPEIKAGDKLRDALVTKPDLSLVHIAGTDGKGKVRIISVVPSLDTKVCEQQTHYLSEKNNGLDRMIELITISVDTPFAQKRFAEEAKINNVTFLSDYREAAFGKAHGLFLKDPHILTRAIMVVDKDNTVRHLQLTPDLGQLPDMDEAFRYARSLINAS from the coding sequence ATGCGACGGATCATGATCGTGCCTGCATACCTTCGTCCTGTATCCTTGATCGCGGCCGGGTTCCTCATGGCCGGTACCGGATGCGCAGGGATGGGCAAATCCGCGGACTCGGGATTCATGTATAAGAACTTGCCGGTATCCCAAGCCTCGGCCATGGCGGGGGATGGACACAGCGTCACCCTGTTCGGAAAGGCCATGCCTTTGTCCGGTCCGGAGATCAAGGCGGGGGATAAACTGCGGGACGCGCTGGTCACCAAGCCGGACCTGTCGCTGGTCCATATAGCCGGCACGGACGGAAAGGGCAAGGTGCGCATCATCAGCGTGGTGCCGTCGCTCGACACCAAGGTCTGTGAACAGCAAACCCATTACCTGAGCGAAAAGAACAACGGCTTGGACCGCATGATCGAGCTCATCACGATCAGCGTCGATACCCCTTTCGCGCAGAAGCGTTTTGCGGAGGAGGCCAAGATCAACAATGTGACCTTCTTGTCCGATTACCGAGAGGCCGCGTTCGGCAAGGCCCACGGCCTCTTTCTGAAAGATCCGCACATCCTGACCCGGGCGATTATGGTCGTGGACAAGGACAACACCGTCCGCCATCTCCAGTTGACGCCGGACCTGGGCCAGCTCCCCGACATGGATGAAGCATTCCGATACGCGCGCTCGCTGATCAACGCAAGCTGA
- a CDS encoding alpha/beta fold hydrolase, producing MNQPTLILTLCPFLALCLLASCSSPQIPQWFEAFSRIPVQTVEVDGYRLAYLDQGTGPVLILIHGFGGSLWQWEYQQVLSHHGYRVITVDLLGSGFSDKPALEYRPEEVLRFFLGFMDQLNIPQATLIGNSMGAGVALAVALTAPERVERLVLIGGLPADIKGQLASPLVRKGLDSSVPTWFAELGAKLFGSSVGERVLREIIYDQSMITPAVLDRSGRNRRQPGIIGPILAIGKTLPEWESQYAPRLSEIRQPTLIIWGHEDRIFPPAVGRTLSETITGSRLVLVPRAGHIPQWEQPETVNHAIRAFLKS from the coding sequence GTGAACCAGCCGACCCTCATTCTGACCCTCTGCCCCTTCCTGGCCCTCTGTTTGCTCGCATCCTGTTCCAGTCCGCAGATCCCCCAGTGGTTCGAAGCCTTCTCCCGCATACCCGTGCAGACCGTCGAAGTCGACGGGTACCGGCTGGCCTATCTTGACCAGGGAACCGGACCGGTCTTGATCCTGATCCACGGATTCGGCGGATCGCTGTGGCAATGGGAATACCAGCAGGTCCTCTCGCACCACGGCTATCGCGTCATTACGGTCGATCTCCTGGGCTCCGGGTTTTCCGACAAGCCGGCGTTGGAGTACCGCCCGGAGGAGGTACTGCGGTTTTTCCTGGGCTTTATGGACCAGTTGAATATTCCGCAGGCCACGTTGATCGGCAATTCCATGGGGGCCGGGGTGGCGCTCGCCGTGGCGCTGACCGCGCCGGAACGGGTGGAGCGATTGGTGCTCATCGGCGGCTTGCCGGCCGACATCAAGGGCCAACTCGCCAGTCCGTTGGTGCGCAAGGGGCTGGATTCCTCGGTTCCGACCTGGTTCGCCGAGTTGGGCGCCAAGCTCTTCGGCTCCTCCGTCGGTGAAAGAGTCCTGCGGGAGATTATCTACGACCAGTCGATGATTACCCCCGCCGTGCTCGATCGATCCGGTCGCAACCGGCGGCAGCCGGGGATCATCGGACCGATACTGGCCATCGGCAAGACCTTGCCGGAGTGGGAGTCACAGTACGCGCCCCGCCTGAGCGAGATCCGGCAGCCCACGCTGATCATCTGGGGCCATGAGGACCGGATCTTCCCGCCCGCAGTCGGACGGACGTTGTCCGAGACGATCACCGGATCGCGCCTCGTGCTGGTTCCGCGCGCCGGCCACATCCCGCAATGGGAACAACCGGAGACCGTCAACCACGCGATCCGCGCGTTTCTGAAATCTTGA
- the oadA gene encoding sodium-extruding oxaloacetate decarboxylase subunit alpha, giving the protein MRTEDMLSIAQKLDAVGYWSLEVWGGATFDTCLRFLKEDPWERLRALREAMPNTRLQMLLRGQNIVGYRHYADDVLEKFIERSAANGIDVFRIFDALNDVRNVDRAVREVKANGKHAEAAICYTVSPVHSLDRFVDLAKRFEDMGTDTLCIKDMAGLLAPLEAYRLVKRLKSSVSVPIHLHTHYTSGMASMASFMAILAGLDMLDTAISPLAGGTSHPPTETLVAALRGTPYDTGLDLRRLEPIADHFRTVRRKYQQFESDFTGVDAEILTSQIPGGMLSNLAAQLTEQNALDRMKEVLDEVPRVRKEMGYPPLVTPTSQIVGTQATLNVLTGERYQVITNETKNYFLGLYGKAPGPVDREIQAKAIGDEEPIRGRPADRLEPELEKLAEEMPETAATLEDQLSFALFPAIAREFFEERARGELKPEELTPRSEKGPSAAAELHLAPAEFLVTVHGETYHIHVSGSGRKVDGKRPYYIRVNEKLEEVTLEPLQEVLAGVPEAADSQPSKTPKRPKPLKPGDVAPPMPGRVVKVLVSVGDVVKAGDPLLIIEAMKMESRVPAPIDGRVTAVHAAEGDNVKTDETLVQLE; this is encoded by the coding sequence ATGCGGACCGAAGACATGCTCTCCATCGCCCAGAAGCTCGACGCAGTCGGCTACTGGTCGCTGGAGGTCTGGGGCGGGGCGACCTTCGACACCTGCCTGCGCTTTCTCAAGGAAGATCCCTGGGAACGGCTGCGCGCGTTGCGGGAAGCCATGCCGAACACTAGGCTCCAGATGCTGCTGCGGGGACAGAACATCGTCGGGTACCGGCATTACGCCGACGACGTGCTGGAGAAATTCATCGAACGGTCCGCAGCCAACGGCATCGACGTCTTTCGGATCTTCGACGCGTTGAACGACGTGCGGAACGTCGATCGCGCGGTTCGCGAGGTCAAGGCCAACGGCAAGCATGCGGAAGCCGCGATCTGCTACACCGTCAGCCCGGTCCACAGCCTCGACCGCTTCGTGGACCTGGCCAAGCGGTTCGAGGACATGGGGACGGACACCCTCTGCATCAAGGACATGGCGGGGTTGCTGGCCCCGCTGGAGGCCTATCGGCTGGTCAAGCGCCTCAAGTCTTCCGTCAGCGTCCCGATCCATCTGCACACGCACTATACCTCCGGCATGGCTTCCATGGCCTCGTTCATGGCTATCCTGGCCGGGTTGGACATGCTGGACACGGCCATCTCTCCGTTGGCCGGTGGCACGTCTCATCCGCCGACCGAAACGCTGGTAGCCGCCCTTCGCGGGACGCCATACGACACCGGGCTCGATCTGCGCCGTCTGGAGCCGATCGCCGACCACTTCCGGACGGTGCGTCGGAAGTACCAGCAGTTCGAGAGCGACTTCACGGGCGTGGATGCCGAGATCCTCACGTCCCAGATTCCCGGGGGCATGCTGTCGAACCTGGCCGCTCAGCTCACCGAACAAAACGCGCTGGACCGCATGAAGGAAGTGCTCGACGAGGTGCCGCGCGTGCGGAAGGAGATGGGCTATCCGCCGCTGGTGACGCCCACGAGCCAGATCGTCGGCACCCAGGCCACGCTGAACGTCCTCACCGGCGAGCGGTACCAAGTCATCACGAACGAGACCAAGAATTATTTCCTCGGTCTCTACGGCAAGGCCCCCGGTCCCGTGGATCGCGAGATCCAGGCCAAGGCCATCGGCGACGAGGAGCCGATTCGCGGACGTCCCGCCGATCGGCTGGAGCCGGAGTTGGAGAAGCTCGCCGAGGAAATGCCGGAGACGGCTGCCACGCTCGAAGACCAGTTGTCGTTCGCCCTCTTCCCCGCCATCGCGCGGGAGTTCTTCGAAGAACGGGCGCGGGGCGAGCTCAAACCGGAGGAGTTGACGCCCCGCTCAGAAAAAGGACCGAGCGCCGCGGCGGAGCTGCACCTGGCGCCGGCGGAGTTCCTGGTCACCGTCCATGGCGAGACCTATCACATCCACGTCTCGGGTTCCGGCCGCAAGGTGGACGGGAAGCGCCCCTATTACATCCGCGTCAATGAAAAGCTGGAGGAAGTGACGCTGGAGCCGCTCCAGGAAGTGCTGGCCGGCGTGCCCGAGGCGGCCGACAGCCAACCTTCGAAAACACCGAAGCGCCCCAAGCCGCTCAAGCCGGGGGACGTGGCGCCCCCCATGCCAGGCCGGGTCGTGAAGGTGCTCGTGTCGGTGGGCGATGTTGTCAAGGCCGGCGATCCCCTGCTGATCATCGAAGCCATGAAGATGGAGAGCCGGGTGCCCGCCCCGATCGACGGCCGCGTCACCGCGGTCCATGCCGCCGAGGGCGACAACGTCAAGACGGACGAAACGCTCGTCCAGTTGGAATAG
- the accC gene encoding acetyl-CoA carboxylase biotin carboxylase subunit: MFKKILVANRGEIAMRIIRACRELNIPTVAIYSEADSTGIYVKKADEAYQVGPGPVKGFLDGPQIVALAKRVGADAIHPGYGFLAENAEFASLCQASDLTFIGPSPQAIHLMGNKVEARKLAESVGVPIVPGTEGGISDVREGLRFAQKIGYPVIIKASAGGGGRGLRVVRSDDELRDQMDTCSREALASFGDGSIFIEKYIERPHHIEFQILGDRHGNIIHLGERDCSIQRRHQKLIEIAPSLVLTPALREEMGAAAARLAKAVDYDNAGTVEFLLDQEGRYYFIEMNPRVQVEHTVTEQITAIDIVRAQITIAAGEPLDVTQSDVHFIAYAIQCRINAEDPKNNFRPCTGTVTAYLSPGGIGVRIDGAVYKDYTISPYYDPLLAKLTVRGRTWEETVSRMHRSLEEYVLRGVKTTIPYMKAIMQDPDFREGRFDTSYIETHPQLLDYEETIEPEDLVLAISAAIAAHEGL, from the coding sequence ATGTTTAAGAAGATCCTGGTGGCCAATCGGGGCGAGATCGCCATGCGCATCATCCGCGCGTGCCGCGAACTGAACATCCCGACCGTCGCCATCTATTCCGAAGCCGATTCCACCGGCATCTATGTCAAAAAGGCCGACGAGGCCTACCAGGTCGGACCGGGACCGGTCAAAGGCTTTCTGGACGGGCCCCAGATCGTGGCCTTGGCCAAACGGGTCGGCGCGGATGCCATTCACCCGGGGTACGGGTTCCTGGCCGAGAACGCCGAATTCGCCAGCCTGTGCCAAGCCTCGGACCTCACCTTCATCGGACCGTCCCCCCAGGCGATTCATCTGATGGGGAACAAGGTCGAAGCCCGCAAGTTGGCGGAGAGCGTGGGCGTGCCGATCGTGCCGGGAACCGAGGGAGGGATCTCGGACGTTCGCGAGGGGCTGCGCTTCGCGCAAAAGATCGGCTATCCCGTGATCATCAAGGCCAGCGCCGGCGGAGGAGGGCGAGGGCTGCGGGTGGTGCGCTCCGACGACGAACTCCGCGACCAGATGGACACCTGCTCGCGCGAAGCCCTGGCTTCGTTCGGGGATGGCAGCATCTTCATCGAAAAGTACATCGAGCGCCCCCACCATATCGAGTTTCAGATTTTGGGCGATCGTCACGGCAACATCATTCATCTCGGTGAACGAGACTGTTCGATCCAGCGCCGCCACCAGAAGCTGATCGAGATCGCGCCGTCTCTGGTCCTCACGCCGGCTCTTCGGGAAGAAATGGGCGCCGCGGCAGCCAGACTGGCAAAGGCGGTGGATTACGACAATGCCGGGACCGTCGAGTTTCTGCTCGATCAGGAGGGCCGTTACTATTTCATCGAGATGAATCCGCGCGTGCAGGTGGAGCATACGGTCACGGAGCAGATCACGGCCATCGACATCGTGCGGGCGCAAATCACGATCGCCGCCGGCGAGCCGCTCGACGTGACTCAATCGGACGTGCACTTCATCGCCTACGCCATTCAATGCCGGATCAATGCTGAGGACCCGAAAAACAACTTCCGGCCCTGCACCGGGACCGTGACCGCCTATCTCTCCCCCGGAGGCATCGGCGTGCGGATCGATGGCGCAGTCTATAAGGACTACACCATTTCCCCCTATTACGATCCGCTGCTGGCCAAGTTGACCGTCCGGGGACGGACCTGGGAGGAAACCGTCAGCCGCATGCACCGGTCGCTGGAGGAGTACGTGCTCCGCGGCGTGAAAACGACGATCCCCTATATGAAGGCGATCATGCAGGACCCGGATTTCCGGGAAGGACGATTCGATACCTCCTACATCGAGACCCATCCCCAGTTGCTCGATTACGAGGAAACGATCGAGCCGGAGGATCTGGTGCTCGCCATCTCCGCCGCCATCGCCGCCCACGAAGGACTCTAA
- a CDS encoding IPT/TIG domain-containing protein, which yields MRRMFLTLAGPVLGGLLIAPSLLLGAEQEKEGQMTEGAGFTLFDVESIKGFDENKVQKDPVCDRSKRPRIMKVEPDEVKPGDKVTIKGENFGTKECFHGVSFSAASKSDVKYTLVNDSTIEATVPDMKNGMTFVVVVAGGGSAQSKGVLILSK from the coding sequence ATGCGGCGCATGTTCTTGACATTAGCCGGACCGGTGCTCGGAGGACTCCTCATCGCTCCCTCGCTCCTGTTGGGTGCCGAGCAGGAAAAGGAGGGACAAATGACGGAAGGCGCGGGCTTCACCCTGTTCGACGTGGAATCGATCAAAGGGTTCGATGAGAACAAGGTCCAAAAAGACCCGGTGTGCGATCGATCGAAACGGCCCCGCATCATGAAAGTCGAGCCGGACGAGGTCAAGCCCGGCGACAAGGTGACCATCAAGGGGGAGAATTTCGGCACGAAGGAATGCTTCCACGGCGTGTCCTTCAGCGCCGCCTCCAAATCCGACGTGAAATATACCCTCGTGAACGACTCGACCATCGAGGCGACCGTCCCGGACATGAAGAACGGCATGACCTTCGTGGTCGTTGTCGCGGGCGGGGGCAGCGCCCAATCCAAGGGCGTCCTCATCCTCAGCAAGTAA